The following proteins are encoded in a genomic region of Tenacibaculum sp. 190524A05c:
- the pyrE gene encoding orotate phosphoribosyltransferase, with translation MILNKDTAKKTAELLLQVKAIKLSPNEPFTWASGWKSPIYCDNRVTLSYPPVRNFLKEKIAKLVEEKYGKPDVIAGVATGAIAIGVLVAQELGVPFVYVRPEPKKHGRKNQIEGFIESGQNVVVVEDLISTGKSSLNAIKALKEADVNVKGMVAIFSYGFSVATETFEEHNLDFSTLSNYEVLLEQALESNYINEKELITLESWRLNPSEWKQ, from the coding sequence ATGATTTTAAACAAAGATACTGCAAAAAAAACCGCTGAACTTTTATTACAAGTTAAAGCTATTAAATTAAGTCCAAATGAACCTTTTACTTGGGCATCTGGATGGAAATCACCAATCTACTGCGATAATCGTGTTACACTATCATATCCACCAGTTCGTAACTTTTTAAAAGAGAAAATTGCGAAGCTTGTAGAAGAGAAATATGGAAAACCTGATGTTATCGCTGGAGTTGCTACAGGTGCAATCGCAATTGGAGTTTTAGTAGCACAAGAATTAGGAGTACCTTTTGTTTATGTTAGACCAGAGCCTAAGAAACACGGTAGAAAAAATCAGATTGAAGGATTTATCGAAAGTGGTCAAAATGTGGTTGTAGTTGAAGACTTGATCAGCACAGGAAAAAGTAGTTTAAATGCTATTAAGGCATTAAAAGAAGCTGATGTTAATGTAAAGGGAATGGTAGCTATATTTTCTTATGGTTTTTCTGTAGCTACTGAAACTTTTGAAGAACATAATCTTGATTTCTCAACATTAAGTAACTACGAAGTTTTACTGGAACAAGCTTTAGAAAGTAATTACATTAACGAAAAAGAATTAATAACACTTGAAAGTTGGAGATTAAATCCAAGCGAGTGGAAACAATAA
- a CDS encoding NUDIX hydrolase, whose product MYKVFVNDRPIIFTSSPIKNGEYPVMDCKDIILNDVIKQVKKGKLKGVYVFTSNLKEFWARFCVDYRLKKAGGGLVVNSQKEVLFIFRARKWDLPKGRIENNENIQETALREVQEESGISELTIEKFLMNTYHLYPSQGKDRLKMTYWYVMNTTSNTIPKPLLDEGIKRASFFDKATIQTNILKRTYINIRMVYKAYRDSIL is encoded by the coding sequence ATGTATAAAGTTTTTGTGAATGATAGACCTATAATATTTACTTCTTCTCCAATTAAAAATGGAGAATATCCTGTAATGGATTGCAAAGATATTATATTAAATGATGTTATTAAGCAGGTTAAGAAAGGTAAATTAAAAGGCGTGTATGTTTTTACCTCAAATCTTAAAGAATTTTGGGCTAGATTTTGTGTTGATTATCGATTAAAAAAGGCAGGGGGAGGTTTAGTCGTCAATTCTCAAAAAGAAGTATTATTTATTTTCAGAGCGAGAAAATGGGATTTGCCAAAAGGAAGAATTGAAAATAACGAAAATATACAAGAAACTGCACTCAGAGAAGTTCAGGAAGAATCTGGAATTTCAGAACTAACCATAGAAAAGTTTTTAATGAACACTTATCATTTATATCCATCTCAGGGAAAAGATAGATTAAAAATGACATATTGGTATGTAATGAATACAACTTCAAATACAATTCCTAAACCGCTGCTAGATGAAGGAATTAAAAGAGCTTCTTTTTTTGATAAAGCCACAATCCAAACTAATATTCTAAAAAGAACCTACATAAATATAAGAATGGTTTACAAGGCATATCGAGATTCAATCTTATAA
- the dnaK gene encoding molecular chaperone DnaK, which produces MSKIIGIDLGTTNSCVSVMEGNEPVVIPNSEGKRTTPSVVAFVEGGERKVGDPAKRQAVTNPTKTVYSIKRFMGNKFSESQKEAERVPYDVVKGDNDTPRVKIDDRLYTPQEISAMVLQKMKKTAEDYLGQDVAEAVITVPAYFNDAQRQATKEAGEIAGLKVRRIINEPTAAALAYGLDKADSDKKIVVFDFGGGTHDVSILELGDGVFEVLATDGDTHLGGDDVDEKIINWLAEEFKAEENMDLRQDPMALQRLKEASEKAKIELSSTTSTEINLPYITATASGPKHLVRTLSRAKFEQLIDDLVKRTIEPCQTALRNADLSTSDIDEVILVGGSTRIPAIQEAVEKFFGKAPSKGVNPDEVVSLGAAIQGGVLTGDVKDVLLLDVTPLSLGIETMGNVFTKLIDANTTIPTKKSQVFSTAADNQPSVEIHVLQGERAMAADNKTIGRFHLDGIPPAQRGVPQIEVTFDIDANGIINVSAKDKGTNKEQNIRIEASSGLTDEEIQRMKADAEANADADAKAKEEIDKINGADSMIFQTEKQLKEFGDKLSADKKAPIESALEELKKAHESKDLAAIDAAMEKINEAWKVASEEMYAAQQQAGGAAGAQPEGNAETADSNDNVEDVDFEEVK; this is translated from the coding sequence ATGAGTAAAATTATAGGAATAGATTTAGGTACTACCAATTCTTGTGTTTCTGTGATGGAAGGGAACGAGCCAGTAGTAATTCCTAACTCTGAAGGAAAAAGAACTACACCTTCTGTAGTAGCTTTTGTTGAAGGAGGAGAAAGAAAAGTTGGTGATCCTGCAAAACGTCAGGCAGTAACTAACCCTACTAAGACAGTTTATTCTATTAAGCGTTTTATGGGGAATAAGTTTTCTGAATCTCAAAAGGAAGCAGAAAGAGTACCATACGATGTGGTAAAAGGAGATAATGATACACCACGTGTAAAAATTGATGATCGTTTGTATACACCGCAAGAAATTTCTGCGATGGTATTACAAAAAATGAAGAAAACTGCTGAGGATTACTTAGGACAAGATGTTGCAGAAGCAGTAATTACTGTTCCAGCATATTTTAATGATGCTCAACGTCAAGCGACTAAAGAAGCTGGAGAGATCGCAGGATTAAAAGTTCGTCGTATTATCAACGAACCAACTGCAGCTGCATTAGCTTACGGTTTAGATAAAGCTGATTCTGATAAGAAAATTGTTGTATTTGACTTTGGTGGAGGTACACATGATGTTTCTATTTTAGAATTAGGAGATGGAGTATTTGAAGTATTAGCTACTGATGGAGATACTCACTTAGGAGGAGATGATGTTGATGAGAAAATTATCAATTGGCTAGCAGAAGAGTTTAAAGCTGAGGAAAACATGGATTTACGTCAAGATCCAATGGCTTTACAACGTTTAAAAGAAGCTTCAGAAAAAGCTAAAATCGAGTTATCTAGTACAACTTCTACTGAGATTAACTTACCATATATTACTGCAACGGCTTCAGGACCTAAGCACTTAGTAAGAACATTAAGTAGAGCGAAGTTCGAGCAATTAATTGATGATTTAGTTAAAAGAACTATTGAGCCATGTCAAACTGCTTTAAGAAATGCAGATTTATCTACTTCAGATATTGATGAGGTTATTTTAGTAGGAGGATCTACTCGTATTCCAGCAATTCAGGAAGCTGTAGAGAAGTTCTTCGGGAAAGCACCAAGTAAAGGAGTAAATCCAGATGAGGTTGTTTCTTTAGGAGCAGCTATTCAAGGTGGAGTTTTAACTGGTGATGTAAAAGATGTTCTTTTATTAGATGTAACTCCATTATCATTAGGTATTGAAACAATGGGTAATGTATTCACAAAGTTAATTGATGCGAATACTACAATTCCAACGAAGAAATCTCAAGTATTCTCTACTGCAGCAGATAACCAACCATCTGTAGAAATTCACGTTTTACAAGGTGAAAGAGCAATGGCAGCAGACAATAAAACAATTGGTCGTTTCCACTTAGATGGAATTCCACCAGCACAAAGAGGTGTTCCTCAAATTGAAGTTACTTTTGATATTGATGCTAACGGAATTATTAATGTATCTGCTAAAGATAAAGGAACTAATAAAGAGCAAAACATTCGTATTGAAGCTTCTTCTGGATTAACAGATGAGGAAATCCAAAGAATGAAAGCTGATGCTGAAGCGAATGCAGATGCAGATGCTAAAGCTAAAGAAGAGATTGATAAAATCAATGGAGCTGATTCAATGATTTTCCAAACTGAAAAGCAATTGAAAGAATTTGGAGATAAATTATCAGCTGATAAGAAAGCTCCAATTGAAAGTGCTTTAGAAGAGTTAAAGAAAGCTCATGAGAGTAAAGATTTAGCTGCTATTGACGCTGCAATGGAGAAAATCAATGAAGCTTGGAAAGTTGCTTCAGAAGAAATGTATGCTGCTCAGCAACAAGCGGGAGGAGCTGCAGGAGCTCAGCCAGAAGGAAATGCTGAAACTGCTGATAGCAATGATAATGTAGAAGATGTAGATTTTGAAGAAGTGAAATAA
- a CDS encoding histidine kinase — protein MSIQLTEKDGLPDIEFYNIVEDNQGFIWLAADKGLFRYDGKKFKNYSHPDKRGLSVFGVKLDNRGRVWCNNISGQFFYVENDSLKLFTDLGQRARGELTNFIFYNNKLAVYYFREIILIDLDNPSSIKAISDNNKTISTFVHRDSLFYVIEDKKFNSLDGESFSQIKTFKNKLHSDFFYINWRFIHFQNKKFFLGLEHLASKVKRQNNRLVLETKDSLKEVELPNDLKYTPFINYFRFEDLLWLATENGVFSCDYDNGRIVVKDHFFKGKSITKIIKDRNNNYWFTTLRNGIFIVPNIHLKELKLDFEDANITAMSKVGEDKIIFGSSKGSLEIVNINTEERKKLPRYRKNKVFAITPINNDSIIVGYRGFTSLINIDELSNKDITNFFLTGIKDFSYIEDNKILVACYNMAAEVALESKEFKERRLASFRSYTTHFSEENDRRYVGYVNGTRAYDANFNEIEILHKNKEVFTIDTGETKDGTIWLSTFKNGILGIRNDSVYVNYTIENGLLSNLTREIKGDGDNLWISTTNGIQVLNTKTKKFRNLTRRDGINTYNISDIIPFKNKLFFSSNKGVIEVDKEKVFKETNTLEFDFTDILINDKRQELKKSYSLKSDENKVQFAFQINGFLSEENVQYTYKLSDKKNSDKWNAVDQNINQITFSNLASGVYEFTLKATAIDNPKNEFSRVINFRIALPIYKEWWFVFLIFLSGVLIIWYRFSQRLKTIKKDQEVALEKERLQKELVSTKLETLRSQMNPHFTFNALNSIQNLILKNDKKEAYNYLTKFSNLIRDNLHLSTKSFVEFEKELSLIYRYLELEELRFKSNFSYEIKVDQEVEDIKIPTMIIQPYVENAIKHGLLHKTNGVRKLRIEFFLEEKVLVCKIIDNGIGIKRAKEIQRSNKVKRKSFSTESIQERLSFLRDYYETDIGVEYPNVNDGTTVIIKIPFYL, from the coding sequence GTGTCAATTCAATTAACGGAGAAAGATGGTCTTCCAGATATTGAATTTTATAATATTGTAGAGGATAATCAAGGGTTCATTTGGCTGGCAGCCGATAAAGGCTTGTTCAGGTATGACGGTAAGAAATTTAAAAATTATTCTCACCCCGATAAAAGAGGGTTATCTGTTTTTGGAGTAAAATTAGATAACAGAGGTAGAGTTTGGTGTAATAATATTTCTGGCCAATTTTTTTATGTCGAAAATGATTCCTTAAAATTGTTTACAGATTTAGGGCAACGAGCAAGAGGAGAATTAACGAATTTCATTTTCTATAATAATAAACTCGCTGTTTATTATTTCAGAGAAATTATTTTAATAGACTTAGACAACCCTAGTTCCATAAAAGCGATTAGCGATAATAATAAAACAATATCGACTTTCGTGCATCGAGATAGTCTTTTCTATGTTATTGAAGATAAAAAATTTAATAGTTTAGATGGAGAGTCTTTCAGCCAAATTAAAACTTTCAAAAATAAACTGCACTCCGATTTTTTTTATATTAATTGGAGGTTTATTCATTTTCAAAATAAAAAGTTCTTTTTGGGCTTAGAGCATTTAGCTTCTAAGGTAAAGAGACAAAATAATCGATTAGTTCTTGAGACGAAGGATAGTTTAAAGGAGGTTGAATTACCTAATGATCTCAAGTATACTCCATTTATAAATTACTTCAGATTTGAAGATTTACTCTGGTTAGCTACTGAAAATGGTGTTTTTTCATGTGATTATGATAATGGTAGAATAGTAGTTAAAGATCACTTTTTTAAAGGTAAAAGTATTACCAAAATAATAAAAGATAGAAATAATAATTATTGGTTTACAACCTTAAGAAATGGAATTTTCATTGTCCCGAATATTCATCTTAAAGAGTTGAAATTAGACTTTGAAGACGCAAATATTACGGCAATGAGCAAAGTTGGTGAGGATAAAATAATTTTTGGATCATCAAAAGGAAGCTTAGAAATTGTAAATATTAATACAGAAGAAAGAAAAAAACTTCCGAGATACAGGAAAAACAAGGTTTTTGCAATAACGCCTATAAATAACGATAGTATTATAGTGGGTTATCGTGGCTTTACTTCGCTAATAAATATTGATGAACTCAGTAATAAAGATATCACAAATTTTTTCTTAACTGGAATAAAAGATTTTTCATACATAGAGGATAATAAGATTTTAGTTGCATGTTATAACATGGCAGCAGAAGTAGCATTAGAATCTAAAGAATTTAAAGAAAGAAGACTTGCTTCATTTCGTTCGTATACTACTCATTTTAGTGAGGAAAATGACAGAAGGTATGTAGGCTATGTGAATGGAACAAGAGCGTATGATGCTAATTTTAATGAAATAGAAATACTACATAAAAACAAAGAAGTATTTACTATAGATACAGGAGAAACAAAGGATGGTACTATTTGGTTGTCAACTTTTAAAAATGGAATCTTAGGAATTCGAAATGATAGTGTTTATGTTAATTATACTATTGAAAATGGTTTGCTTTCAAATTTGACTAGAGAGATTAAGGGAGATGGTGATAATTTATGGATTTCAACAACAAATGGAATACAGGTTCTAAATACAAAAACGAAAAAATTTAGAAATTTAACGAGAAGAGATGGTATAAATACATATAACATTTCAGACATTATACCTTTTAAAAATAAACTTTTTTTTAGCTCGAATAAAGGAGTAATTGAAGTTGATAAGGAAAAGGTTTTTAAAGAAACAAATACATTAGAATTTGACTTTACAGATATATTAATTAATGATAAACGTCAAGAACTTAAAAAAAGTTATAGTTTAAAGTCAGATGAGAATAAAGTTCAATTCGCATTTCAAATTAATGGATTCTTATCTGAAGAAAACGTACAGTACACTTATAAATTATCGGATAAAAAGAACTCCGACAAATGGAATGCTGTTGATCAAAATATAAATCAAATTACCTTTAGTAATCTTGCTTCGGGAGTTTACGAATTTACATTAAAAGCAACAGCTATTGATAATCCTAAAAACGAATTTTCGAGAGTGATAAATTTTAGAATAGCTTTACCCATTTATAAGGAGTGGTGGTTTGTATTTTTAATTTTTTTATCAGGAGTATTAATTATATGGTATCGATTTAGCCAACGATTAAAAACTATAAAAAAAGATCAGGAAGTAGCCTTAGAAAAGGAACGATTACAAAAAGAATTAGTATCAACTAAGCTGGAAACTTTAAGATCTCAAATGAATCCGCATTTTACCTTTAATGCATTGAATTCTATTCAAAATCTAATCCTAAAAAACGATAAAAAAGAGGCTTATAATTATCTCACAAAGTTTTCAAACTTAATTCGCGATAATTTGCACTTAAGTACAAAGAGTTTTGTTGAGTTTGAAAAAGAGTTATCCTTAATATATAGATACCTAGAATTGGAAGAACTTCGTTTTAAGAGTAATTTCAGTTATGAAATTAAGGTAGATCAAGAAGTTGAAGATATTAAGATACCTACGATGATTATTCAACCCTATGTAGAGAATGCGATTAAACATGGGTTGCTTCATAAAACAAATGGTGTAAGAAAATTACGAATTGAGTTTTTTCTAGAGGAAAAAGTTTTGGTTTGTAAAATTATAGATAATGGAATTGGGATAAAAAGAGCAAAAGAAATTCAGAGGTCTAATAAAGTGAAAAGAAAATCTTTTTCGACAGAATCAATTCAAGAAAGACTCTCTTTTTTAAGGGATTATTATGAGACAGATATAGGTGTAGAATATCCGAATGTAAATGATGGAACTACCGTAATAATTAAAATTCCATTTTATTTATAG